The Xenopus tropicalis strain Nigerian chromosome 1, UCB_Xtro_10.0, whole genome shotgun sequence DNA segment cgggacagtatgtagaaaggcaggatgggtccagtgtagcctttttaagaatgggtttgacacatgcttgtttgaatagagagggaaaagtaccagaagccagagaggaattgaatatgtgggtaagagctggagtaagggcaggggcacactgttttagtagggatgagggcataggatccagtgagcaggtagtaggtggagaggatcggagaagctgagaaacttcagactctgttatgagagctgaatacggagagaggagatttaggaaggttgagattaccggtatctgaaggttgggaaaattgtttgcggatagaatcgactttgcttttaaagaaatcagcaaagtcctgggggtgtgttcagatatgactgattcattaggtgaatgatgaagtagcgcgttaaatatggagaataagcgccgcgggtttgatttattattatttacaagtgtgatatagtatacttgcttggcctgggatagggcagtattgaggcataccataagaaatttatagtggacgAAGTCAGCTTTCACACGTGCTCTGCTGAGcgcctccaaatgcgctcagcagatcgtgcacaggagcgcagaaatcgcgttCGCCCCTATTGTGTATGGATTTGATATGATAgatctttacaaatacattagagggcattatagctGGGGATGCATTtcctaagagaaataaataaGGGCAAGGGGCCACCATCTAGATTGTTCTTCAGTTTTATTAAAGTGTATCTCAGATTGATATTAATTTAAAACTAGTTACACAGTAGCCCAATTAATAGTAGTAGGGAATACATTTTTCAATAACAGACCAGTTCATATATTGTCCCTTGATTTGATTTGGACATACAGTTGATGTTGTTGATGAAAAGCTTTTAACTTTGAGTActcaaaaataaatttaaataatttgtaatttGCCTCTCAAACTGTATAAATCAGCAAGCAGAAAATCTAACAGGACAGCATGAGCTTTGCACCTGTTGTAAGCTCAATTTTGCTTTGCATTTGATTCTGCTATCTGTTTACTAAAGCCTGTTTGTTCTTAAGAATGTTTGCTGAAGAGTAACCATATGATGCCATAGTGTTTACTATAGAAAATGAGTCTAGCAACATATGTAGCTCCAAGGACACTGGACTCCTACAGTTTACAATATTTGTCTCCAAATATACTAATCATATTCACTGACTAAAATGTGCAAAATCCAAACATATTATTAACTATAACTAAATCATGTTTCTAaacctgtttattttgacagagaactcagtgtttctgtgagtgcttatggttgtatttagaTAGAactagcttacttagtttttacctttccttctcctttaagactctgTTGAAAAGCAGGATTGGAAGGAGGGCCTCCATGTTGTTTAATTTAGTGAGGGGGTGGTGGCTTTTCTTCTTATAGGGTTGTCAAGGACATAATGAATCTTTATGGCAGACCTGGTTCAAAGGCAATCatgcttatccacaggctgacaatccgcccatATGCTTAAAAATTCTACAAGCATGGGTACGTGCAGTCAATAGCTACCCAATTATCTGAAATTGTTGTATTTATAGGAAAAGAGACTTCTACTCACCCACATCTCTCCCCTGATCGACTCTGCAGAGTTATGCAGAGAAATTCCTGTTGGTCTTTTGCCTGGAAGCTCTTGGTTGCTGCATCCAGGAAGACCTTCCTGCTGAGTGACACCATCTGTAACTTACCATTTTGAAAGAACAACAAGGGGCTTCCTTGTGAGTTTCCTCTTTGCCAGTTCTGTTGTGTAGGTCCTATTTTGTCCCCATATGTCCTAGAGCAGTATTGTGGTACAGAGGGCTGTATTTGTTCTGAACTATGTGGCAGAGGGCCAATAATCCACTTagtttttaaaccacaccaaGCCATGCCCATGTTAccacatgttaaaggagaaggaaaggctaataaagagttaatctcaagctgcaggcataccttcagttctctcaatagtgcccttaaaggggaaggaaaggctaagtcacttgggggtgctaaaatgttaagcacccccaagtcacTTGAATCGCTTATCtcgtaccccgagctggtgcccctattaggagaaaaccacaccagcccggggtacctggggcgatgcgcttcctccttcctgctccattcagccttgactgtgagtcaggcgcatgcgcattagagtgaaaaagccgacttctctgttaaagttcggcttttcactctactgcgcatgcacgcacgGCGAAGagggaagcgctgcaggtaccccgggctggtgctgttctctctgtacaggggcaccagcccggggtaaaaggtaagcgattcaagtcacttggggtgcctaacattttggcatccccaagtgacttagcttttccttctcctttaagtctccccatatttctccagttcagatgatcagaagcctcataggagaaaaaaaaatgctgagctctgtaaagaaaattcccataatgccttgctcctgcaccaagacctgtgtacatgcttagttagtaagattatgaggaagcttcctgctgattggcttagatccacattcctaaggaagggggagaaggagagagctgcgtgtttctggcagaggaaaacaaagagacaagaaatcctgtatcagtgcagcgtttctgtgagtgcttatggctgtatttacatagaactttctgataaagcttacttagtttgtacctttccttctcctttacatccAGCACAGGCACTGACTGCCAAACATTAAATGGTACCGTTACTTCCAGCATCACAGGCACTGACTGCCAAACATTAAATGGTACCGTTACTTCCAGCATCACAGGCACTGACTGCCAAACATTAAATGGTACCGTTACTTCCAGCATCACAGGCACTGACTGCCAAACATTAAATGGTACCGTTACGTCCAGCATCACAGGCACTAACcgcccaacattaaatggcacaattAGGTCCAGCATCATAGGCACTGACcacccaacattaaatggcacagttatgtccagcatcacaggcactgaccgcccaacattaaatggcacagttatgtCCAGCATCACATCATTAAATGGCAGAGTAACCAGCATCAGTCACCCCCAAAATATAATAGCACAGCAGCTCCCAGCATTTGATAAGAATGTTTGCATGCTCTCCTTGTTCCATTGATTATGTCTGATGTTAGAGTCAGGCGTAATTAATGGAGCGTAATACATGTTTTCACAGTGCATGAAGTGCATGAAAGGTTTTTAGCAGATGTGAGGAGGAGTGCAATGGGAGGTTTTAGGACTTTTGAAGAGGTCAATGTGCCACTTCTGGTATTACATCATAAATAACACTGTCTTATAAACAAGGTCAAGCACTTTACTTGGCCAGGAGCAgagagagcaggagagagggaagggatgCACAGTGGGAGGGGAGAAAGGTTAACCTGCACAAGATGTACATGCAGGTTGTGTGCTGCCCactggcctccagttggacagcattgtcctagagcagtgctgtccaactggcatcctttggcccccacctgtctggctgttttgattggcttacctttgtgtaagctttaaatggtataagtgctgagattaactggccttcTGCATAGTTTACACCTTAGATTCAGGGTATAAGcccctgtattattcacacctgtaagcgagcccctgtattgtttacaccttttggtccctgtgctgcctgtgtgtaccatactatgcctaccctatactggctgtgtgtgccatactctgcctgcactatactgcttgtgtgtgccatactctgcttaccctatgctgcctgtgtgtgccatactatgcctaccctaccctgcttgtgtgtgcgccatactctgtctgccctatgctacctgtgtgtgccatactctgcctgcattatactgcctgtgtgtgccataactctgcctaccctatgctgcctgtgtgtgccatactatgcctaccctaccctgcttgtgtgtgccatgttttgcctgccctatgctacctgtgtgtgccatactctgcctgcactatactgcctgtgtgtgccatactatacctactctatgctgcctgtgtgtgccatactatgcctactctaccctgcttgtgtgtgccatgttTTCACTGCCCTAAACtacctgtgtgcgccatactttgcctgccctatgctgcttgagtgtaccatactctgcctgccctatgctgcctgtagaaGGTGAACCTGActgtgagcaccaaccatttaggtttttgctgcgctaccaccattaacatgattaacatgggtgtggtttaaaaatggggagtggtcaaaactgtttTTCATTATCCACCCTCTTTGGCAGTATGCACAATTTGACCTGGAGCAAAcattggctcatttatcaacTGGGCAAATTTccctgtgggcagtaaccaatagcaaccaatcagtgattgtccTTTTTCAGCCAGCAGCTGAATGGATACCACGTACTGGATTTTCTAAACTCTGTTTCATCCTTGGTCCTGACCTCAACTCCCATAAAGGCCATCAGGCCCTGACACTAATCTTGTGTGTCAGTAACATCCCGACAGAATGGATACTGGGTTAAGTTAAGAAAAGTCATTAAATAAAATCTTTTGTGGCTCCGACATTTTTGTAAGTTCTGTCCATAATCTCCAGTGGTGTAACAACACTGGACCAGGCTCCCATTTCACTGCATTTAGCCGCCCCCTTCTACACATCTTCAACTGTCTCCATTACACAGCCACACCATGTGCCCATACTCATCTTCCTAATTATCGTGGGCCCCATGGTCCAAGGCTGTGCAGTAGTTATGCCAGTAATAGTGTCTTTCCTTTAGAGGAGAGTAAAGTGGAAAGTGCATAGGCATCTTTCAGCAACCCCTTGAATGTACAGATTGCAAGTACAGTTTTgggtattttaaaggagaaggagaaggtattttggtgtttcttttcactaagGACTCAGGGcagcagttctgtgagtgcttattgctgtatttacataaacctttctgataaagcttactttagtACACttttagttttttacctttccttcttctttaaaagttAAGTCACGTTGATTGTGAACCTCAAAATGCCCATTCTTGAGATGGTTTTACAACTGATTTGTTTATACTGTTTTGAAACAACAGGtctactaaaataaaaataacctaATTTTTATAATTATCAAGAACAGTTTACTAACAAACACATCATTGTAGAATAGTATAATAGACAAGAGATGCCCTGTGGAATAGGTGACTCttttctaaaggcccccatacacgggccaatagaagctgccgatatcggtcccttgaaattggccagatattgatcggccaggttaaaagattcagtcggatcttaccgtgtatggggaccttaattcttTAGTATAGTATACAGGCCAAATACCATGATATTGCACTTGTAACAATATGTACCCTTATCAATGACCAGTCATGTAAGGATGGTAACTGGGGACTGAATGGCAAAAGTGCTGCCCCGGACGTATAGTCCAGCATGAAGAACAgcttgatttttttgcatttagcacTGATGAAGTAACTTGTTATAATTGACCCAGCCTTATATTTTAGAGCATGTGATGGAGATCCTTCCTATTTTGATGGTCTTTAATAAGACAATGTCTACACACTATTGAGGTTTGACTTTTGTGTCTCCAAATGATTTCTTGGCCTTATATCTAGCCTTAACTTTCTGGATGAAACCTTGACCAAGGATGTGGGAGGAAGTAATATTAAGCAATATGTCACATGGCTAAAGGGTTGGCCAATAAATAGAGCTTATTGTGAGATGGTTCTAATCAAAGCCAATTAGGAAGAAGTAAGAGAGActctaaaatatattatatttggcCTTCTTGTTTGGCTTTGATTAGCATAAGATCCAGCAGTGTACCAATTGGACAGGCCACTTGGacctgtattgtttaaagggATCAATAAATGATAtcagtttttaaaggagacatattggattaaTGGAGAAAACCCtatttttgtaggcaattatgaataattttcaatgctggtttcactttgtgctaaacattaatcctatctgtaaaaatggcctctttattggagctccctatagatcctctcacttttctgtctgtgtgtgaaatgaagagtgggcgtgtcctaacggtccctgccagaagcacagtaggaggggatagccaatcacagccctgcagtcacacaatcacagacaggcttcagttccctatcaggtcagcctagctgctgatcaattcggcagcttattggcccgtttaggggcagcaacgaggggcattcctgaaatcggccagatatcgattgggcgggttaaaaaatgtagtcggaattggggaccgcatcagctcgttgatgcagtccctgaactgactgcgcccattagCGCCACTGTAATTCgattatttggccccagggccaaggtggagatattgggagaagatccactcgcttggcgtgtatggccaccttaacatgaaATTAATTCCTGAATACCAGTAATACAAGTATGAATAATTAAATCTACTTTCTTAGTGAGATGTGAAAGGACAAAATCATGGACCCAAATGTCTATATGACAGTTTTGAGAGGTTTTTTGCTCTGCAAACTTACTCCAGACACTTGCAGTTAAATCCACCCACCTCACACAATTAATCCCTGCATATCAGGAATTCAAGTttgtaaatgaataataaaatagtCAGTAAGGTGTGGAAGGAAAATGCCATGTAGTCTCCAGCCAATAAAGAAACGGTATCCTTCATGAATGCTTAAACAGGTTATTTGTCTTGCAGTCTGCTCTGAACATTTGCAGTTAACACCATTCTTTTACAgtggggttcccaaacttttttttttttacccgcgagccacattcaaatgtcaaGAACAACACAAGAATGCAAAACGTTTCTGGGGGTGGCAAGTATGACCTATAGGTAGCCCCTGCCAGACTACAGGGGGCTGTATTTAGCagtacttttttttgtaactaaagcttgccttcaagccatAAATTCAAAATCcacctttgaggccactgggagcaacatccaatggattggtgaacatgttgctcatgagccactggttggggattactgtcaGACTTTTTGTCAATGGCCAAATGCTATGAAAAGTTTTTAGTCAGCACTCACTACTCCAAAAATTCATATTGTTAAAGCTGTCCACATGTCAGCAGCATCCAGTAATGAACATAATAGTCACAGCCCCTtctcaaaaaataatttaaaaatcctttattgctCACATCTGGCTTCAATCTCTAACAGCAATGTTTTAGGCTATCACAGCTTTTTTTCAAGCTACTTAGTAACACATAGCAATTCACCTTTATACACTTGTGTAGCACGCCCTCTACAGACATATGTTGAGAAAAAACATTTGAACAGTTTCAAATAGAAGTTAAACACATAGTTACTTATTGGCTAGTTGTCCAGTTATAATGGGCAAATGCTGATAATTTTGAGGTTACTTGCAAACTCACTTAGTACATTTGTAATTTAATATAcaaaaaattctgtatttttatgGCTGAAATCCCACTCCAAGTACATCACTGTAAACACCTACAGCAGTGTTGTCTACCTTGTGTTAATGAgagccagaatttttctggcctacatcagtgatccccaaccagtggctctgaagcaacatgttgctcaccaactccttggatgttgctcccagtggcctcaaagcaggtgctaatttttgagtttctggtaaggaggcaaattttggttgcataaaaaccaagtataatgccaaacagagccttctgtaggctggcagtccacataggggctattaagtagccaattatagctcttattggcacccccagaaacatttctcatgtttgtgttgctccctaacactttttccatttaaatgtggctcacaggtataaaaggttggggatccctggcctacatggaggagggctgataatggaatcCAGCTTTGATCacaccacttcaaaccacacccatgttatcacatgcgtttttaagaccatactcattaatggtggtagcacagcaaaaaccaaaaaaaagtgGAGAACATTGTATGGTTATTTACCCTTCATTGCTGTGTGAAAGAATATTAAAGagatacccttaaatccatatggcttctCCTACactggatagcacagcaaccaccagcacataattacacagctTAGGGAACCCTTAACAAATATtaccaaatgctaacaaaccggTCAAGCTCACCtactacaggcagcatagggcaagcagagaatGACACAAACATTTGTTGGTTTGTACTGCTGTACATAGTggcataatgctggcactgctccttcaGCCCAAGGTGTAAACAGGTGAAAgttgtgggtgcttacagtctgagttgTAAATTATGCAGGTGTTGTATGTACATCTCTAACCACTCTAGGCCAGAATGGGCATACCTCCTGCAATTTGCAGTAGTAAGATTTCCATATAACCTGTATTACCACACAAAGGGGGAGGAACAAAAGTAGTAAattaaaaaacccataaaaagtaATGCCAACTACAAATATGATCAAGCAGAATAAAACCTTTATTGTAGTTATTCTCTGCTACAATCCATGGTTTAACTAGGTTACTGGATTCCACAGTAAACAATTTATGGCAAAACATTGCCAAGTTAACCATTTCTAACAAGATATATTGAGACTGTTCAGTTAGTGCTCCACTGGGCCTGCAACCGTCTGCTTCCTCTTTATTTTCCCTGCATCAGGGGACAGGGAGGTGGTCACACAATATCTCCACAAGTTTGTTAGCAGTCTACTGTATGAAAGTGTGGTACATGAGAATATAATCAAGTATGAATATAGCACCTTATGCTGTGGAATGGTGTAGTGGTGGACAAAGGAGGATAAGTAAATCAGGCCTGAACTAAGAGTAGACAGAAGAGGAACATGCCTGGGTTGTATGAAGTACACAACATATAAATGAAGTTCTTGTTCAGTGATAAAAGTTGCCTGTTTAACTGCTTACATTCCATAACTAAAATATTAATATGGTATCAAGAAACTAAACTGGTGAATACAGTTTGATAAAAATAGTATAGGGGTTGTCAGCATATAAAGTttgatttgattaaaaaaaaaaagtctttagcCAGGTCTTGTGAATATACAGCAGTCGAATTCAAACAGCATCCCTGTATCTTGCCTTCCACAGCCAATTCCTAAAGAATACAGGAAGATAATTAACAAAATGTTGAACGTTCAAATCAAACTTCCAAACAAAGTACCAGAAAGTCTTACACACCCTGCAGTTACTGCAAAAGCCACCCTGTAGTATGCAATTCTGTTCTATCAATCCTCTTTAAGACTGTTTGCATTTAAAAGGTCAGCCTGTAAAACATAATGTGATTAGTCATCAAATCAGAACAGCCAAACTGAAAGCAGTGTGGACAATTGTGAATTTGGTACTGATGCATCAATGTCTTGGGTCATTGCATTTTTGGCCATTAAGTTTATAGGGCACTGCCAAGTGTCATTAACTTGGTTTCCACAAAAAGTGATAAggttcaaaacaaaaaaaatatggtatACATGATACTGTATTTGATAGAAGTGGAACTAAAGCACAGAAATCTTGTGGATCTGAAGAACTAAGGTTCATATTAAGCTTTTTGGGAGTAGCAAAATTTCAcaagcacaaaaataaaaagttaaatgagCTCAAGGAGGAGGGACGTGGACAGGAGCAAAAGAGTTACCTCGAATTACTGGACTAATTCCACATATGAACTAGCCAAGAGCAGCTTTCGTCTCAGGTTTCACTGGAGGCACAAACTTCATTTTCCAAGGAGACTGCCTCTTCGGTACTCTAGCAGAGGATTCTTAGAAGGTAACCAGTATTGTTTTGTCTAAACTAAGTTCTGTCCAGCTTCCCTTCCATGGCAGCAGTTATACTTATATAAACTGTCATACAGCAGCAAAAGTAAACTAGGCAGTTCAGTGACCACATGTTATTACCCCTCACCCAGGATAACCTAGTATATTAGAGGCTAAATTTTTTCTTCATACAAAAACTTCCCATAAACTTACTAGGAAAGTCACCCATCTAGTAAAATTTGTAGTTGTAAGTGTATAGCTACTTTTATAAACTGACTGCTGCCAAGTACCTTTGCCTCCTAGTCAAAACCTGCAATTAGAGGTCTTTAACAAGAGTAACTACTCAAAATGTAGCTTAATGCAAAGCATGCAGATTCTACTGATGCTTAATCCTcacaaaaaaggtttaatttatttaaaaatttggcACGGCAGTTTTAGTTCTTTCCCAACACTGCAGACACTCAAACCATGGCATTGCAAAATACAGATGAATGCTGGGAGCCAGCCTGAACAAGGTGATCAATGCCAGGTGTTTGCAGTAAGTGGATCTTATGAGTTCCCCTTTATAAGCCATTAGCCCTTGGGTCTATGGTCCCCACCTAGCATAAGATACATCCATGTTGTGCAGAATTTAAACATCAGGAGCGCAATTCTTTTCACATTGGTTTTTTTAATAGGCTTCGTGAAGCCAATCAAAAGTAGAATACAATTCCTTAGCCACTTCAGTACAATAGTTGCATGTTTAGTAAAAAAAGGACaatataaacaaacattttaagaACTTCTTCTGATATTGTTACTGGAGATGCGAACACTATTCACTTTGTGTATCAAGGAGGTGTAGCCACTATATACAGCGCACCCAAGCTCTGCCTTGCCTTGTTACACTAAAGGAATGCAATTTAAGTGGACtcataaaattaacttttcatgTAACCAAAAAATACAGCAGCTTAAAGTTCTTTAAACAATGCTACAGGAAGACAGGCCTAGCAGTCTGCTACTAATACAGGTGCTTCTCTGCCCATCAACCAACAGCACCCATCCGCTTAGGAAGTTACTTCCTAGCACTACTTAACCAGAAGGGGGAGCAGCCCCACCTGATCAGCTTGAATGGAACAGCATAGTAGGATAGGAATATCCTTGCAGAACACAGTAACTTTAAGAATGAGATTAGGTGTCCAAAGATAAAGCCTTTGAAACACAGCTGTCCCACTTATTAGAGAAGCTGTCAGGCTAACtaggtctattaaaaaaaaaagtgaacacaAGTAGATATACTACACAAACGATTCGGCGAAGCTCCAAAAATCTTTATAAATACAGCCATTGGAAGGACGATCTTGAGTCAGGAATGGATTTTACTCTTGTGTAGCTGAGGACAAGAAGCAGGCACAGTTGTAAAGGCACAGATTCCAGCATCACCTCCCCTAAACTGGTACTACATACCCTTCCCAGCTATGTCTACCCAACACTTATTGCCTGTAGCCAGGACAGAACCAACACATGCATTAGAGGCAAATTGAGAAATTGAGAAGTTAAGAGCCATCACTGGATGGAACACGAAGATCACAACTGACGTACCACCCTTTCCACCCTCCTCTCTAGTAACTTCCCCACATACTTACTATAGCTGTCATAACTATCCCTGTAGGATCCTCCGGAACGATCACCATAGCTTCCATGACTCCTGCCACAAGAGAGACACAGGCCATTGTCAGGAGAACAAATATCAAAATAGAATGAAGTCTTACAGAGCATTCACAAAACTTACCTGCCATAGTAATCCCTGGATCCACTGCTTTGGTAACCTCCACTTCTGTTTTCAAAGCGGCTGCTTCCACCATATCCTCTGTCTCCACCACCACCTGCACAAAAAAAGTTCTTGTGTTTTATAAAACTACACGAATGTTAACCTGTCCCAACTCTAGTGCAGGAAAGAGATAAAAGCCCAGGTTATAGGGCATGTTAACCTAACCAAAAATAACAAATTATGGTTCTCTATCAGGCAATAATGCCTTTTATGAGGGTTGACATACCCTTTAAAAGCCGCTACAAAAAGTATCCTTATAGTTAATTCAAATGGGTAGGGACGGGAATGTCCGTCTGCAATTTGTCTACCGGGAAAGGTTAACCAATATAGTCATGATTCTTATGGTATaccttatttctaaattactgtcTACATAGCAAATGAACCACCATCTAAAATTCACTCAAGGAAAAATAAAAGTTGTactattagtgtgtaggcagccatctctgtgcattgtgcccgattctgagctttcaggagccagcactacactagagctgctttcaagtaacctgtttcccctactcccatgtaactagtgCAAAGCTAGACTTTCTTCTTATTAATTGTTATTCTGAGATCTACTGGGAGCTAACTCTTCCCTTTGTATTATGGAAAAGTTTACCAGAACATTTATATTCCAAGTCTATATTGCAATGTCACTAAAGTATGTATACCAACCTCGGCCTCTGCCTCCACGGAAGAACCCTCTGCCTCCAGAAGAGCCACCTCTGTAACCACCTCTCCTATCATTGGAGGACTTGCCAGCCTGATCAACACGGATTTGACGGCCATCTACagactatatataaaaaaaaagaatttaaaaaagttATAAAGAAGCCATATTGTCAGATTTAATGTTTAATggacatttttagccatttaagtCAGTGTACTGTTCACTGAATTACACTTGTCTTTGTGCTTTGTTTAGTCATGATTTATAACTATACACCTTTTTAGAACATGTTATTCTAAGCCAAAACAGTAATTGAAATTAATAAGTAAATTAAAGGGCCTTCACAGTTCAAGAAAGGCAGTTTACCTAGAGGTTGCAAAATGCAAGGCGGTTACCTAGTGCCTTCATAGCATTATTAATTAATACAGTGAGCATCTAGTGGTAGAATGCAAATACCAAGGACAATATGCCACTACAAAGTGTGTTACATATCCCAGCAATAAACACCAACCACCTGGCAGTTATAAACTAAAG contains these protein-coding regions:
- the cirbp gene encoding cold-inducible RNA-binding protein isoform X2, coding for MSCDEGKLFVGGLNFETTEESLEQVFSKYGQVAEVVVVKDRESKRSRGFGFVTFENPEDAKDAMMAMNGKSVDGRQIRVDQAGKSSNDRRGGYRGGSSGGRGFFRGGRGRGGGGDRGYGGSSRFENRSGGYQSSGSRDYYGRSHGSYGDRSGGSYRDSYDSYS
- the cirbp gene encoding cold-inducible RNA-binding protein isoform X1 — translated: MSCDEGKLFVGGLNFETTEESLEQVFSKYGQVAEVVVVKDRESKRSRGFGFVTFENPEDAKDAMMAMNGKSVDGRQIRVDQAGKSSNDRRGGYRGGSSGGRGFFRGGRGRGGGGDRGYGGSSRFENRSGGYQSSGSRDYYGRSHGSYGDRSGGSYRDSYDSYTTQE